Proteins co-encoded in one Sulfurimonas sp. HSL1-2 genomic window:
- a CDS encoding polynucleotide adenylyltransferase, with protein sequence MHEKKIYLVGTAVRDALMGRAVSQKEYVAVGYAPEDFADLEQVEDAHPFFIRDDGSRLTLAEVSGLETGIEAVLKRQDLTIDAVAYDEEEGLYIDPFNGREDIEKRIFRHTTEAFAEEPMRVLRLARLRATYGTGWNIHASTRVLVYGMRDELETLQPDRVWEEVEKVLALPETHLFFETLFELGVLDAVFPSIFAMTAFKEGTKYHREASLFAHVMMVLRELKNEAPLLKLTALYHDVAKPFCFRTYGNGTRHGDPDKIEPRIDLQMPAPIKERVLFLSENHVKLPRLPQMSVYQIADFFESFNKDDALLEALIRFKRADDHGRFTDAPRPEIWERALLKTFDAISAYRPDAWIEAQPQTPDANAIALHVHLHNIEIVKRTFFA encoded by the coding sequence GTGCACGAAAAGAAAATCTACCTCGTCGGCACTGCGGTCAGAGATGCGCTCATGGGCAGGGCGGTCTCGCAGAAAGAGTATGTCGCCGTAGGGTACGCGCCGGAAGATTTTGCAGATCTGGAGCAGGTGGAAGATGCCCATCCATTTTTTATAAGAGACGACGGCAGCAGACTGACGCTGGCGGAGGTCTCAGGATTGGAGACAGGCATCGAAGCGGTTTTGAAGCGGCAGGATCTGACCATTGATGCCGTCGCCTACGATGAAGAGGAAGGTCTCTATATCGACCCCTTTAACGGCAGAGAAGATATCGAGAAGCGGATATTTCGCCATACGACAGAAGCGTTCGCGGAGGAGCCCATGCGGGTCCTGCGGCTGGCGCGGCTGCGTGCGACCTACGGGACCGGCTGGAATATTCATGCTTCGACGCGGGTCCTTGTTTACGGGATGCGGGACGAGCTGGAAACCCTGCAGCCCGACCGGGTCTGGGAAGAGGTGGAAAAGGTGCTTGCCCTTCCGGAGACCCATCTCTTCTTCGAAACCCTTTTCGAACTGGGCGTGCTGGACGCTGTTTTCCCCTCGATCTTCGCGATGACGGCCTTTAAAGAGGGAACGAAGTACCACCGCGAAGCTTCGCTGTTCGCCCACGTGATGATGGTGCTCCGTGAGCTGAAAAACGAAGCGCCGCTGCTGAAGCTCACTGCGCTGTATCATGACGTCGCCAAGCCCTTCTGTTTCCGCACCTACGGCAACGGTACGCGCCACGGGGATCCCGACAAGATCGAACCGCGGATCGATCTTCAGATGCCTGCACCGATAAAAGAACGGGTTCTTTTCCTGAGTGAAAACCATGTCAAGCTTCCCCGGCTTCCCCAGATGAGCGTCTACCAGATCGCGGATTTCTTCGAGAGTTTCAACAAGGATGACGCACTGCTCGAAGCGCTCATACGTTTCAAAAGGGCCGATGACCATGGGCGTTTTACGGATGCCCCCCGGCCCGAGATCTGGGAAAGGGCGCTGCTCAAGACGTTCGACGCGATCAGTGCCTACCGCCCCGACGCGTGGATCGAAGCCCAGCCGCAAACGCCTGACGCCAATGCCATTGCCCTGCATGTGCACCTGCACAACATTGAGATCGTCAAGCGGACCTTCTTCGCCTAG